The genomic interval GTAGAGTGCGACCTTGCCAAGGTCGAAGTCGCGGGTTCAAATCCCGTTTCCCGCTCCATTTTTTTTGGCGGCATAGCCAAGTGGTAAGGCAGAGGTCTGCAAAACCTCCATTCACCAGTTCGAATCTGGTTGCCGCCTCCACGACAATATAAAAGGCCTGCGAGAGGAATCTATCCCGCAGGCCTTTCTTATTTCGGTCCCCGCGGCCGTCTTCCAAAGAAGCTGGGCATATCGCTTCGGCACCTATCTTCCTTCCAAAAAGCGTTTTAACCCGCCGTGCTGCGGCGTTTGTCAGAAAGGAACCTTTACGGGTGCCCCGGGGATAGGTCGGGATTCACAAGTCCCCTTGTTCTTTGTTCATTTTCTTTTGCGGAAAAGAAAATGAAGCAAAAGAAACCGTCCGTGTCCCGGGGCCCTGCGGGCTGCCCTGCGCTTCTCGCAGCCGACGAGCCCTGTGGAACTCGCTTGCGCTCAGACAGCCACAGGGCCTTTATCGCCGGCTGCTGCGATGCTCGGCCCGGGACGATGGGACATAAATCGTCTGCCTCAACAAACGGTTGAGATAAGGCTGAGGTCTTCGAAAAACCCCATACCTGCGTGGATTAGCGGTGAGTTGCTGAGAAGAACCTCGTAGAAAAGGCCCCCCGTCTTGGGCCGTCGGCCTTTTCAGCCTTTCAGCGGTTTGATCTTCCAGATTTTTGCGGCGTACTCCGCAACCGAGCGGTCGCTGGAAAATTTTCCCATCTGGGCCGTGTTTAGAATGGAGCGCCGGGTCCACTCGGCCGGGTCGCGAAAACACTGCGCGACCTTCTCCTGGGCCGCCAGATAGGCGCGGAAATCGGCCAGGACCAGGTAACGGTCGCCTTCCACCATCAGCGCGTGCCAGATCGGTTCAAAAAGCGCCGGCGCCTCGGGCGAGAAATGGCCCGTGCGGATGGCATCCAGGGCCTGCTTGAGCTCCGGGTCGCCGTGGTAGTAGTCCCACGGTTTGTGGCCTGTCTGGCGCCGCTGCTCCACCTCTTCGCTGGTCAGCCCGAAAATAAAGATGTTCTCGGCCCCGACCTCCTCCCGGATTTCGACATTGGCGCCGTCCAGGGTCCCGATGGTCAGCGCCCCGTTGAGGGCGAATTTCATGTTGCCGGTGCCCGAGGCCTCCATCCCGGCGGTGGAGATCTGTTCGGAGAGGTCCGCGCCCGGCACGATCTTTTCGGCGAGAGAAACCGAATAGTTGGGCAGAAAGACCACCTTGAGGCGCTGGCTGACCAGTGGGTCGGCGTTCACGGCGGCAGCCACGGCGTTGATCAGCTTGATGATCATCTTGGCCAGGGCGTAGCCCGGGGCGGCCTTGCCTGCGAAAATGACCGTGCGCGGCACCATATCACGCTCGGGGTCCAGGCGGATACGGTGATAGAGTGTGATGACATGCAGCAGATTGAGCAGCTGGCGCTTGTATTCGTGGATGCGCTTGATCTGGACGTCGAAGAGGCTGTCGGGGTCGGTCGCCTGGCAGGTCAGGCGCTGGATTTCATCCGCCAGGCGCTCCTTGTTGCGGTGCTTGATGCTGCGCCAGGCCGCCTGGAAATCGGGATCTTCGGCTAGAGGCAGCAGGGCCCGCAGACGGTCGAGATCCCCCACCCAGCCTGGGCCGATTTTGGCGCTGATCAGCTCGCAGAGCTCCGGGTTGGTCTGTACGAGCCAGCGGCGCGGGGAGACGCCGTTGGTGACGTTGAGGATGCGCCCCGGGAAAAGCGCGTCAAACTCGCGGAACAGGGTCTTCTTGAGAATGCGGGTGTGCAGCTTGGCCACCCCGTTGACCGTGTGGCTGCCGACGATGGCCAGATGGGCCATGCGCACCAGGCCGGCATGCACGATCGAGAGGCGATCCAGTTTGCCGGTGTCACCGGGGTAGCGCTGGGCGACCGCCTCCAGAAAGCGGCGGTTGATTTCATAGATGATCTCGAGGTGGCGCGGCAGCACGCGGCCCAGCAGCTCCACCGGCCAGGATTCCAGCGCCTCGGGCAGGACGGTGTGGTTGGTGTAGGCGAAGGTCTGCTGGCAGATCCGCCAGGCATCGTCCCAGCCGCAGCCCTCCTCGTCCAGCAGCAGGCGCATGAGCTCGGGAATACCGATGCTGGGGTGGGTGTCGTTGAGCTGAACGGCCACCAGCTTGGGGAACTCGGCGAAATCGGTGTGTTTTTTCTTGAAGCGGCGCAGGATGTCCTGGAAGGTGGCCGCCACGAAAAAATACTGCTGCTTCAGACGCAGCTCGCGTCCCTGCGCGATTTCATCACTGGGGTAGAGCACCTTGGAGATGTTTTCGCTCATAACCTTGGCCTCCATGGCGCCCATGTAATCCCCCTGGTTGAAATCGGTCAGGTCGAAATCCCGGCTGGACATGGCGACCCACAGCCGCATGTTCATCACGTGATCATTGGCGTAGCCCGGAATCAGAATGTCGCAGGCCATCGCCATGATGTTGGCGGTGTCCACCCACCGATAGCGCAGCCGGCCGTTTTCGTCAGTAACCGGCACGGAGCGGCCGTAGAATTTGACTTCGTAAAGGTGGCGGCGGCGATAGATCTCCCACGGGCTGCCGTAGCGCAGCCAGTTGTCGGCGCGCTCCACCTGGTAGCCGTCCACGATTTTCTGGTAGAAGATGCCGTAGTCATAGCGGATGCCGTAGCCGTAGCCGGGGATTTTTAGGGTCGCCATGGAATCCAGGTAGCAGGATGCCAAGCGCCCCAGCCCGCCGTTGCCCAGTCCGGCGTCCCACTCCTGCTCGGCCAGTTCCGCCAGGCTGAAGCCGGTTTCCTTCATGGCCTCCCGGCACTCCCCGGTCATCCCCATGTTGACGATGTAGTTCATCAGAAAGCGGCCCGGTAGAAATTCCATCGACAGGTAGTACACCCGCTTGGAAACCCGATCGTAGATGGACCGCTGGGTTTCGATCCAGCGCCGGATCAGTCGATCCCGCATGCTGTAGGACAGGCCTTTGTAATAGTAGAACTTGCGCGGCGGGTGGTAGTCGTTTCCCAGCGTGGACATGATGTGCCACTGAATGTCCTCCAGCAGTGGGCTGGCAGGTGTGGGCCGCTTGGGAATCGGGGGAAACGGGGTGTCTTTTGGGGTCATCTTGAACTCCTCCCCCGGGGCCGCCTGAGGGAGCCCCGCGGCGGGCGGCAGGTGGTGCCCGGGCGTTTGGCGTAGGGTCGTTTTCGGGCGGCCGCCGGTGAAACCGCCTGCGACGCGATCAGGCGCTCACAACAGGCCGATAGGCCGGCTTCAGTATAGCACTTT from Desulfobacteraceae bacterium carries:
- a CDS encoding glycogen/starch/alpha-glucan phosphorylase; the encoded protein is MTPKDTPFPPIPKRPTPASPLLEDIQWHIMSTLGNDYHPPRKFYYYKGLSYSMRDRLIRRWIETQRSIYDRVSKRVYYLSMEFLPGRFLMNYIVNMGMTGECREAMKETGFSLAELAEQEWDAGLGNGGLGRLASCYLDSMATLKIPGYGYGIRYDYGIFYQKIVDGYQVERADNWLRYGSPWEIYRRRHLYEVKFYGRSVPVTDENGRLRYRWVDTANIMAMACDILIPGYANDHVMNMRLWVAMSSRDFDLTDFNQGDYMGAMEAKVMSENISKVLYPSDEIAQGRELRLKQQYFFVAATFQDILRRFKKKHTDFAEFPKLVAVQLNDTHPSIGIPELMRLLLDEEGCGWDDAWRICQQTFAYTNHTVLPEALESWPVELLGRVLPRHLEIIYEINRRFLEAVAQRYPGDTGKLDRLSIVHAGLVRMAHLAIVGSHTVNGVAKLHTRILKKTLFREFDALFPGRILNVTNGVSPRRWLVQTNPELCELISAKIGPGWVGDLDRLRALLPLAEDPDFQAAWRSIKHRNKERLADEIQRLTCQATDPDSLFDVQIKRIHEYKRQLLNLLHVITLYHRIRLDPERDMVPRTVIFAGKAAPGYALAKMIIKLINAVAAAVNADPLVSQRLKVVFLPNYSVSLAEKIVPGADLSEQISTAGMEASGTGNMKFALNGALTIGTLDGANVEIREEVGAENIFIFGLTSEEVEQRRQTGHKPWDYYHGDPELKQALDAIRTGHFSPEAPALFEPIWHALMVEGDRYLVLADFRAYLAAQEKVAQCFRDPAEWTRRSILNTAQMGKFSSDRSVAEYAAKIWKIKPLKG